The Dioscorea cayenensis subsp. rotundata cultivar TDr96_F1 unplaced genomic scaffold, TDr96_F1_v2_PseudoChromosome.rev07_lg8_w22 25.fasta BLBR01001171.1, whole genome shotgun sequence genome includes the window AAGAACTACCTGATGAGCTGCCACCATTGAATGATATCCAGCATTAGATTGATTTAGAGCCTGGCACATCTCATCCAAATCGACCCCACTATCGAATGAGTCCTACAGAGCATGAAGAATTGCCGCGACAAGTAGAAGAACTACTGGTGAAGGGGTATATTCGGGAGAGTTTAAGCCCTTGTGCGGTTTTCGGCCCTTCTGACACCAAAGAAGGATGGTTCCTGGAGGATGTGTATGGACAACTGAGCCATCAACAATATTATGGTCAAGTATAGATTCCCAATTCCCCGTCTTAATGACTTGCTTGACCAACTAAGTGGAGCAGCCATGTTTACCAAGTTGGATTTGAAGAGCGGATACCACCAGATATGGGTGAGCCACGGTGATGACTGGCAAAATGGCGTTCAAAACATGCGAAGGGCTCTATGAATGGCTGGTGATGCCCTTCGGGTTATCTAACACACCTAGCACCTTCATGCTGGTGATGAACTAGGTTTTGAGGCCATTTATTGGCAAAATGTGttgttgtatattttgatgatatattaatttatagtgCTAATCCGAAGGACCATTTGGAGCATTTGTAGGAAGTCCTTGAAGTTCTTTGTAGGGAGAGATTTTTCACATGCGacaaagaagtgcttgtttatgaTATCCAAAGTATCATTCCCTGGCTATGTGAATTTTGGGGAAGGGCTACAAGTGGATAAATCCAAGGTGGAAGCAGTAAAGCATTGGCCGCAACTCACCACCATAACAGAGGTTCATAGTTTTCATGGGCTAGTATCATTTTATAGCCAATTTATCCCACATTTTAGCAGCATTATGGCCCCATTAACGTACTGCATAAAGGACAGAAGGCTTCTGTGGATTGAGGAGGTAGAGAAGGCGTTCGAGATGATCAAATTGCGCCTCACTTTGGATCCAATCCTAGTGTTACCAGATTTCCACCAACCCTTTGAATTACACTCGGATGCCTCCAAGGTGGGGATTAGAGCAGTCTTAAGGCAAAACAGCAAGCCCATCACCTTTATCAGTGAGAAGTTATCAGGTGCCAAGACAAGGTATAGCACATATGATTTGGAGTTCTATGCTGTCGTGCAGATTGTCAGGCATTGGCATGCTTCACAGGGAGTTTTATGCCGTATAGCACATATGATGTGGAGTTTTATTTCAAAGGAAGTTTATCTTGTACATCGACCATGAGGCGCTGAAGCATC containing:
- the LOC120255731 gene encoding uncharacterized protein LOC120255731; the encoded protein is MSPTEHEELPRQVEELLVKGYIRESLSPCAVFGPSDTKEGWFLEDVYGQLSHQQYYGQDRRLLWIEEVEKAFEMIKLRLTLDPILVLPDFHQPFELHSDASKVGIRAVLRQNSKPITFISEKLSGAKTRKFILYIDHEALKHLHHQDKVSTWHASWVSYFERFTFVVKHKSGVTNKVANALSRRKALLTRMLVEVTGFDSFSDFLAFYPYIFGVLVRVKCGEENEFLLHDGFLFKGNQLSIPNCSLWSLIIKELHGEGHVGRDKTLQLVQASYY